Genomic segment of Xiphias gladius isolate SHS-SW01 ecotype Sanya breed wild chromosome 16, ASM1685928v1, whole genome shotgun sequence:
GGATATGGGAAAGAAACTGTCAGACCAATAACGATATGGAAGGGTAATTCATTCACAACAATCTCAGCAAGAGATCCCCACATCAGTGGCAAGGACAGTGGAAAAGGGGACAGTGACTTCAATGACAGTGATTCTGACATAAGTGGAGATGTGCACAAAAAAGATTCGCCACCAATGAACAGTGAGTGTCacaaaagcacaataaaaataataataagatatTAATTCAGAAGGAGTCAAATGAGAATATGTAAAGAGGAAATCCATGCAGTGTTATGACTGTGTTCTTTTTGCTTCCTGCAGTTTAATTTCTATTTGAATATAGTACAAAATCTAAGCCACATACCAAACAGATTTCACCGAGTTACAACAATACATTTTCCAATCCACTGGATACGTTATGATTGATTTAACTTGGGCTCACTGGGGTGTTCATATTACAGCCTGACAGCACTGCTGTTTTCCACAGGTCTCTGGGCATGTACAAGTGAGTGCAAGGTGTTGGGACACTCCGACCGATGCTGGAGCCCTTCAGCTACAAGGCCCAACACGAGTCTGGCCTGTGGACCGCATCTGTCAACGTTCTCCAAGACAGCTTCACTTCCCCGGGACACCAGAAGGGAAAATTACTACCCAGCTCACATAACCAAAACCAACGGGCTGCAAAGTGTGTACGAAAAAGTCCAACACCAGGAATTTGATTACATCCTCGTTGGTCCACCGACACCGGCCAGAATACAGGAAACAGATGAGATATCAATTCCAGAGTACACAAATTCTTAAATGAAAGATCATAAACTCATCAAAAGGGATTTTGTctttatactgtacagtacttttATCTTAAGTGACTCTATGTTGGATTCTTGCAGTGTTTTGTAGTATGTCATGTGTCTTTTGGCTCATATAAGACTGTTCATTGTATCATGTGTAATATGCAAGATTTTGtacattaataatatatttttcataatggttcaatgcaaagaaaaattTTATTATGAATTTTCAAGAGCATGTGTTATTATTTAAGGGGCATGACCTATGGACATTTAGGCTGAAAGGGGCCTTTCTGGTGTGGAAAACAATCAGTATGAAAGATTACCATGTCTGTGGTAGATATGTCACATTGTTGCACAAATAAACGAGTACAAAGTACAACCCATTGTCTTGAGGAAATATTGATTCAACACACAGAATAACCTCAATTAGCCAACTGAAGGCATTTCATTGGCCTTAAAGACTTATAAACCACGATAAATCAAATGGTCTTCTGCAGCTAAATCGATAGCAAGCATAAGCCAATGTCATAATCTTATCATTGTACACAATGTAGTTACTCTGTAGCCCCAATTTGCATACAAATGCTACATTTCTGATCAAATGCTCTTacaattacatattttaaaaggtCAAAGAATTCCCTCACCTTTTCTGATTGCCTCCCGGCTTACCAATTATCCAAAAAATGTGGTTCAGTCTGTTTCCAAGCAACAGTGGCACTGCACATTTgaatctcttttctttctgttttcttctttttaagttATGATAAGGACCAACTAACCTTGACCACAAAACTacctttttcacattgtcaGATCAGGAAATTCGCAATTAATTGGTAATTGGTATTGCAAGTCAGTGCTGCCTTGTACTATACTGTGGGAATATGTAGAACAAAGAAGACCTGCTTCTGCCTACAAGTTTGACTACAGGTAGTGCAATCTGTTCGTTCCTGCTGACACTTGTAACCGGCACTGGAACTGGAGGAAATCCTTGTTCTCGTGAATTTATAAAAGTCATTGTGATTGGCATTACACAATGAGAGATTAGTCATAAAAAGgtgaagtattaaaaaaatggttCTTTGAAAGCATAGCTGACCTATGTATACTTAACaggttatatactgtatgttttcctcTAATCACTGACTGAAAGGTTAGACAACAACCTTTCTCCCAGCCTCTGCATCGGTGCTTGTAACACATGACACCAGCCAATCTCTGATGAGCTCTGAGCTGTTTCAGAAGTCTTGTTTTAGTTTGGTACCACAGGATGGCCACCTTGCCTTAGGCAACCTGGACCTACAGGTAACATTCAGATGAagaatttagctcaaagaaTTTATATCAACTGTACGTCATTCACACCCGAGCGTCAAATAGCCTTCTGGTGGATAACCTGATTCTCcaaagagaagaacagaacaGTACTAGAGAAGGAATTCTAGAGGACATCATGAGAGAGAATATGGAAAAAGTCCAAAATACCACTGATGGATACGGCTGTTTTGAACCCTGCACACCTCTGGTAAGACAGCCTTAACAAGTTTTTGATTAGAAATATAATTGACATCTgtgacatgttaaaaaaaaaaaaaagtagactcTGTTCAGTGTGCGTCATTTCTTAATTTGCTCGCTATGAACTTTAAGGGACAAAGCACACCCAGCACGCCTACCTCTGCTACAGTCGGTCGCCTCCTGAGATTTGGAGCTGGGGTTCTTATTGTTGGTGCCGTGTTAATGCTGTGCGCATCCATGGCTGCTCTCTACCTGTGGAAAGTCAGtgataaaaatgtaagtgtCTGCAAAGGACTATGCTGTAGTTTTACAGTCCCCCTTCAATGATAAATATCTGAAAGTGAATGTGAGGAGGATGCTATTGGTGGGAAACAGACCCACAGATTACAAAAATTTGACTACAGGCCTGATTGTTTGTAATTTCTTGACACTGTCATGAGAGATATTTATGTTAATGACTGAGATGCCCAATAAATAACTATCACAGTTCAGACTGTGAAATTACATCTTTAAGTCTGTTTGCAATACATACATAAATTGTTCCTGTAACTCTACCTTCATCTTATAAGAACTAGTGCtatgtttatttgtgtcctAATGAGCTCACCTGTGGGGCAAACATCCCCTTCAAGGTCTGCAATAGCATCTCCTGTGGTGCTTTGCTCAAATTCTCAGTGTGCTAAAACTACGCAGGATttctgtcagagaaaaaaacatcagaaatattGTGCAGGGGAATAGTACAAGTAGTAAAAAgcttgtttatttctgtgtctcacttcttttgtctttgctaCAGTGTGATTTACATAACTTGACTAATCAGACATTGTAACATCCCACTTTGATTGCTGCCAGGTTTATAATGTTCGTTACAGTATGAACATCAATGGGGAGGTGAGGGAGGGCTCCGTGGAAATTGATTCTGACAACAACCTGGAGAGATTTAAAACTGGGAGTGGAGCTGAGGAGGCTGTGGAGATTCACGACTTTCAAATTGTGAGTGAGTCTGTCCTTGTTCTCTCTTCCTGAGGTAGTTCAGctgagactttttttctgtgtgtttagcAAAGTAGCAAAGCTGTGAGTGTAAACATGGCATCTCTGTGATTTGGTGCAGGGAATAACTGGAATCCGCTTCTCTGGGGGAGACAAGTGCTACATAAAATCCCAAATCAAAGCCAACCTTCCACACATGGAAGCTCACAACAAAGACTCGCTGATGTTTGACCTGGTATATGCAAACTACTTCATACAGAACATTCCAAattggagagagaaaaaacattacagtgttAAAGGAAAGCAGAAGATATTTTGGCAGCTGCAAACACTGTaatttctttctccatctgagTAATTCGaggatatgtatatatatatatatatattttttttttcccttgccaGACAGATGAATTAATGCCAGTGAGGTTTGATGAGGAGACCCTCATATGGGTCGCAGGAGAGCAGCCACTAAAGGACACCAGTTTTCTGAGCAACAAAATCCTGGGTCTTTGTGGGGAACTTCCCATTTACTGGCTCAAACCTACCTACCCTAAAGgttgtcttcttctcttctttctgtctaCTATTTATTAATCCATTCCATCCCAAAGATTCTAGGAAAAGTGCCCTACTAGCATGCAGCACGGTCAGGTCCATGTGAATTATTGTACATTTCTTCATAGTTTAGTCAAACCTTGGTTTTGATTGCCCTGCTTATTGTCGACACAGTTATAAAATATAGTCTTGTCTGAAAAGTTGGTGAAACAGTTGAACATCTTGAACATACGCATTTGGAGTCATAACATACACATTTGGAGTCATACACCAAAAAAGGCTGCAGTCTTGTATTAAAAAAGAATGATCTTGAAATATGCAAGACTGTCTGATATCACTGCTGCTAATTTAATTATTCAGGACATCTGAGACAGACCCAGCTATGTAGGATTGAGCTCTAAGGACATGTATGGCGTCTTGTGGATGTTGACCCAATACTCTCGTCTCTTGTGGCTGTTGTAACAGATggggaaaggagaaagagagacacacagcGAGCCAAACGGCAGTTTAACACTGAGGGGATTGAGGCAGCTTCTGAGGAGAGGGACCCGGTGAGTCACGCAGAGGGCGACACCTCCAGAGtcgtggaggaagaggaaggggcACAGTCAACTGCAGGGTCAGCATACAATCCCGAAAACCCCTATCATGTGAGTACCAGCTTCATCAACAACACTGTTTATGATAAACAAGACTCCAGAGCTGGTGAATTTTTTATTAACTATCAAGAGGCAGATACCGAGGCCTGAAGCAACCCTTAAAGTAACATTATGAAGTgaagtttctctgttttgtcaacagttttacagatgACTACATAACACCATCCTTAAGTCGCCAGCcttgttaaaaatgtattctcaCAGAAATAGAAGTATATGGTGTGGAAATGTGTTAACCTGGATTTAGTCTTTCTTTAGCTGGGGTGGTatatactgctgctgctgttggggAGGTGCCATATTAGTAGATTTAATTACAGGTCACTGGGGTAAAAGCTGCCATTCCCAGCTGATGAACTTATGAACTGAAGTGAAAATTCCCACTGGTTATGAAAATTCATGTTGCCTAAGAGAAATGGAGTCACATGTCTGGGAGGATGagaagtttttgaaaacatttgaattgcaaatgtgtgtaagtttcaacaaaaaaaaaaaaaaaaaaaaaaaaagactgctcTTAAAAATTAACATTGCTTCAAAACTGCAGCGCAGCGTAGGGGCCAGAGAGGACAACGCCGTGACCTTTGACACCATGTTAGACCACCAGGGGATCTGCTGCTCAGAATGCCAACGCAGCTACACTCACTGTCAGAGAATATGCGAGCCTCTGCGTGGCTACTGGCCTTGGCCCTACAACTACAGAGGATGCCAGGTAGCTTGCCGAGTCATTATGCCTTGCCGCTGGTGGGTGGCACGCATTTTAGGTGTTGTGTAAGAAAACACGCTACATTTGTGTGGGAacatatcttttattttttcccccaaagaCCCCAAAGGTCTCTAAATTTGCAGCTCCTGTTCAGATATGCATGcagatatttattttctcactttgatGTTAAATACTGTCAGAGCTACACCTGTTAACATGAAATGCAGATCGTGATGTATGATTATCTATACTATACTTATGCTAACTgacacactatatatatatatatatttaaaatatatattttacctGTAAACAGGTGCTTTCTGTTTGGGCATACGCTGCCTCTTTACATACAGTTAAACTGGAATACATATATGCCATATTCCTATTTTGCAGCGATAGACTCACAAATGAGCACATTAATTTTTGCATCATGTAATACCAAGGCTTAATGCACTGTACTGTGTTTAATGGAGGGTATGGGACTGAATCCAAAGGCTCAGCAGATCATGTACCTTTTCTGACTGAATAGGCTTCAATAAATTCtaattacagtatatgctgGCTTTGATGTAGCTGggaggtttttgtgtgtgtgtgtgtgtgtgtgtgtgtcacatatTGTTTCCATGGTTCCACTGCGTACATTTCTGATAAAACCAAAGTGACAGCAATGGTTGCCATAACTTCCATTCAAAGCTCAGAATCAGTTTGAGGGCAATGCATTTGTGCACACTGACATCTGCATTGATGTGATGTAACGTGAGATGAGTGTCATGGCAATGATGGAAAATATTTCcataaaagtgacatttttattaaataaataaatcagtatttttttgtatgaaagGAGGAAGAGTGTCGATGCTAAGCTACCAAATAACATGATCACTGAGACAGGCTTTCTTGCACAGCTGTTATTGGGACTTATGTCGCAGGCCATTCTGAAAACctcaaaatcaaaagaaatcaGATTACTATCTCCAAAGCCAGATGCCAACTTTCTAAATAATTGAAAGGAGCCATGTTGCGATCAAGACGATTTCACAGAGGGTGATCCAGGCACATCAAATTACAACAGATGTGAAATTGCACCATATCTGCCACTAAAACCACATTGAGACTCTGAAGCAGTGTGAGGAAACAACACAAAGAGATCCTTGTCTCTTTGCTTGGAGATCTTTTCCTGGTTTTCATGGGGGTAGAGGTGCTTATCACATCTGCAGTGCTGATAAGACGGCCACTGTGCTTCCGTAGGCTATATAATATTAATCCCTCTCCCACGTCTGCAGATGCACTTAAAGGAAGGTGACAAGCATGACATATCCAGGACCTCCTGATGGCTCGTGCTCTGGAGTGCAGCCGCTAAAAGAGCCCCAAGTACCCTCAAGTGATGTAAATTTGCAGGGGGAGTCCAATTTCCATCACAGCGCTGTCACTGCCATGGTCATTAAACTAAATCATCCCGCTGTGTGTCACACAGCTCCCATTTTAAAGTCCCCTCAATAATGGAGTTATACTTGGACTGCAGATTGCTGCACAACACTGAATGTCTGATCTAACAGCAGCCATAAGAGTTTCCTACACATTACTTCATCTTTAGAAATCCCAGACATTGTGTATGGGCGTAAAAGAAACCTTGAAACTGTTCATTAATTGAAACACATTTTGGTACCTTAGTTACACCAGCCACAGTTaaacagtgcattcagaaagtattccgaccccttcatttttttcgcatcttgttatgttgcagccttatgctaaaatcatttaaattcagtttttccctcatcaatctacactcaataccccataatgacaaagcggaaacagaattttagaatttttttgcatattaaaaaGTGATTACTGAAATATCACTCcaacataagtattcagaccctttgctatgacacttgaaatgtcACTTACCTCACgtgcctcccatttcttttgatcttctttgagatgtttctacagcTTGATTAGAGTCCAGCTGTGATAAAATTCAATTGgttggaaaggcacacacctgtctatataaggtctcacagctgacgatgcatatcagagcaaaaaccaagccatgaggtcaaaggaactgcctgcagagatcagagacaggattgtatCGAGGTGGAGATCTGGGGAAGgc
This window contains:
- the LOC120801657 gene encoding leukocyte cell-derived chemotaxin 1-like; the encoded protein is MNFKGQSTPSTPTSATVGRLLRFGAGVLIVGAVLMLCASMAALYLWKVSDKNVYNVRYSMNINGEVREGSVEIDSDNNLERFKTGSGAEEAVEIHDFQIGITGIRFSGGDKCYIKSQIKANLPHMEAHNKDSLMFDLTDELMPVRFDEETLIWVAGEQPLKDTSFLSNKILGLCGELPIYWLKPTYPKDGERRKRDTQRAKRQFNTEGIEAASEERDPVSHAEGDTSRVVEEEEGAQSTAGSAYNPENPYHRSVGAREDNAVTFDTMLDHQGICCSECQRSYTHCQRICEPLRGYWPWPYNYRGCQVACRVIMPCRWWVARILGVV